The proteins below are encoded in one region of Bacillus alveayuensis:
- a CDS encoding chemotaxis protein CheD (product_source=KO:K03411; cog=COG1871; ko=KO:K03411; pfam=PF03975; superfamily=64438): MNQMDNVVKVGIAEIKFVKAPKKIRTSGLGSCVGLVIFHPQLEIAGLAHIMLPDSSLSKTKTINKAKYADTAVKTLIENFQNIGLQTASLKAKMAGGAQMFSFQTTSNIMRIGQRNVESVKQQLKKYNIPLISEDVGGKSGRTIEFDPKTTSLLIRTVNNGVKNI; the protein is encoded by the coding sequence ATGAATCAAATGGATAACGTCGTTAAAGTTGGGATAGCTGAAATAAAGTTCGTGAAAGCTCCAAAGAAAATTCGAACATCTGGCCTTGGTTCTTGTGTAGGTTTAGTTATTTTTCATCCACAATTGGAAATAGCTGGCTTAGCTCACATTATGCTTCCAGATTCTTCATTATCCAAAACAAAAACGATCAATAAGGCGAAATATGCAGATACAGCTGTCAAAACCCTCATTGAAAACTTTCAAAATATTGGCTTACAGACTGCTTCTTTAAAAGCAAAAATGGCAGGGGGAGCACAAATGTTTTCCTTTCAGACAACATCTAACATCATGAGAATCGGACAGCGAAATGTTGAGTCTGTTAAACAACAATTAAAAAAATACAACATCCCCCTCATAAGCGAGGATGTAGGAGGGAAAAGCGGAAGAACGATCGAATTTGATCCAAAAACAACCTCTTTATTGATTCGAACAGTCAATAATGGGGTAAAGAACATTTAA
- a CDS encoding small subunit ribosomal protein S2 (product_source=KO:K02967; cath_funfam=3.40.50.10490; cog=COG0052; ko=KO:K02967; pfam=PF00318; superfamily=52313; tigrfam=TIGR01011), translating into MSVISMKQLLEAGVHFGHQTRRWNPKMKKYIFTERNGIYIIDLQKTVKKVEEAYQFAKDLAANGGTILFVGTKKQAQESVKEEAERAGMFYVNQRWLGGTLTNFATIQKRIKRLKDIQKMEEDGTFDVLPKKEVVQLKKELERLEKFLGGIKEMKQLPDALFIIDPRKERIAVAEARKLNIPIIGIVDTNCDPDEIDYVIPANDDAIRAVKLLTSKIADAVLEAKQGEETTTTTA; encoded by the coding sequence ATGTCAGTTATTTCTATGAAACAATTATTAGAAGCCGGTGTACATTTTGGACACCAAACTCGCCGTTGGAACCCTAAAATGAAAAAATATATTTTCACTGAGCGTAACGGCATATATATTATCGACCTACAAAAAACGGTAAAGAAAGTGGAAGAAGCGTACCAATTTGCCAAAGATTTAGCGGCAAATGGCGGAACCATTCTTTTCGTTGGTACGAAAAAACAAGCTCAAGAATCTGTTAAAGAAGAAGCAGAACGCGCTGGTATGTTTTATGTTAACCAACGTTGGTTAGGTGGAACTTTAACAAACTTTGCAACGATCCAAAAGCGAATTAAACGTTTAAAAGACATTCAAAAAATGGAAGAAGATGGTACGTTTGATGTACTTCCGAAAAAAGAAGTTGTTCAGCTGAAAAAAGAATTGGAACGCCTTGAGAAATTTTTAGGCGGCATTAAAGAAATGAAACAACTTCCTGATGCGCTATTCATCATCGACCCTCGAAAAGAGCGTATTGCAGTTGCTGAAGCACGCAAATTAAACATTCCGATTATCGGTATTGTTGATACAAACTGTGATCCGGATGAAATTGATTACGTCATCCCTGCAAACGATGATGCAATTCGCGCAGTTAAACTGTTGACTTCTAAAATTGCAGATGCTGTTTTAGAAGCAAAACAAGGTGAAGAAACAACAACTACAACTGCTTAA
- a CDS encoding elongation factor Ts (product_source=KO:K02357; cath_funfam=1.10.8.10,3.30.479.20; cog=COG0264; ko=KO:K02357; pfam=PF00889; superfamily=46934,54713; tigrfam=TIGR00116): MAITAQMVKELREKTGAGMMDCKKALTETNGDMDKAIDYLREKGMAKAAKKADRIAAEGSALIKTDGNNAVIIEVNSETDFVAKNDSFKQLLDQLASHLLEKKPSNLDEALASTMDSGSTVQDYINEAIAKIGEKITLRRFEIVAKSDQDAFGSYLHMGGRIAVLTVLEGTTDEDVAKDVAMHIAAVNPRYISRDEVPQSEVDHERQVLKQQALNEGKPEHIVEKMVEGRLGKFFEEICLLDQNYVKNPDEKVREFVKSKGASVKAFIRYEVGEGIEKRQDNFAEEVMNQVKK; encoded by the coding sequence ATGGCTATTACAGCTCAAATGGTAAAAGAACTACGCGAAAAAACAGGCGCTGGCATGATGGACTGTAAAAAAGCGTTAACAGAAACAAATGGAGATATGGATAAAGCAATCGATTATCTACGTGAAAAAGGTATGGCGAAAGCTGCCAAAAAAGCTGATCGCATTGCTGCTGAAGGCTCTGCCTTAATTAAAACAGATGGGAATAATGCGGTTATTATCGAAGTTAACTCTGAAACAGATTTCGTCGCAAAAAACGACTCTTTTAAACAATTATTAGACCAATTAGCTTCTCATCTTTTAGAGAAAAAGCCTTCTAATCTTGATGAAGCATTAGCTTCTACAATGGATAGCGGCTCAACTGTCCAAGACTACATAAACGAAGCGATTGCAAAAATCGGAGAAAAAATTACGCTTCGTCGTTTTGAAATTGTTGCAAAGTCTGATCAAGACGCTTTCGGTTCCTACTTGCACATGGGAGGACGTATTGCTGTATTAACGGTATTAGAAGGAACAACAGATGAAGACGTAGCAAAGGATGTTGCGATGCACATTGCAGCTGTGAACCCACGATACATTTCCCGTGACGAGGTTCCACAATCTGAAGTCGATCATGAACGTCAAGTTCTAAAACAACAAGCTCTTAATGAAGGGAAGCCTGAACACATTGTCGAAAAAATGGTTGAAGGCCGTTTAGGTAAATTCTTTGAAGAAATTTGTTTGCTTGATCAAAACTATGTTAAAAATCCAGATGAAAAAGTTCGTGAATTCGTAAAATCTAAAGGTGCTTCTGTCAAAGCGTTTATTCGCTATGAAGTTGGTGAAGGAATTGAAAAAAGACAAGATAATTTCGCTGAAGAAGTCATGAATCAAGTGAAAAAATAA
- a CDS encoding RNA polymerase sigma factor for flagellar operon FliA (product_source=KO:K02405; cath_funfam=1.10.10.10,1.10.1740.10; cog=COG1191; ko=KO:K02405; pfam=PF04539,PF04542,PF04545; superfamily=88659,88946; tigrfam=TIGR02479): MTQATMDEEKRYWEKWIQSRDAQAGDMLMKKYLPLVRYHVGRISIGLPKNVDKEDLLSLGMYGLYDALEKYDPKRDLKFDTYATFRIRGAILDGLRKEDWLPRSSREKAKKVEAMIEKLEQKYLRNVTPDEVAKELNMTTEEVIQVVNENFFSNVLSIDEHLHDQEDGENVKILIKDEKTKTPEELILENELFEQLSELISQLNEKEQMVISLFYKEGLTLTEIGQVLGLSTSRISQIHSRALFKLKSVLEKLLT; this comes from the coding sequence ATGACCCAGGCGACAATGGATGAAGAGAAGCGTTATTGGGAAAAATGGATCCAATCGCGGGATGCTCAAGCTGGGGACATGCTGATGAAAAAATATTTGCCTTTAGTTCGTTATCATGTTGGGCGCATATCAATAGGACTTCCAAAAAATGTAGATAAAGAAGACTTGCTTAGTTTAGGAATGTATGGTTTATATGACGCACTTGAAAAATATGATCCAAAACGAGATTTAAAATTTGACACTTATGCTACTTTTAGGATTCGGGGCGCCATTTTAGACGGATTACGAAAAGAAGATTGGTTGCCAAGAAGCTCGAGAGAAAAAGCCAAAAAAGTAGAAGCAATGATTGAAAAATTAGAACAAAAATATTTGCGCAATGTAACACCGGATGAAGTGGCAAAAGAACTAAACATGACAACAGAAGAAGTGATTCAAGTGGTAAATGAAAACTTTTTTTCAAATGTTTTATCCATTGATGAACATTTACATGATCAAGAAGATGGAGAAAATGTTAAGATTTTAATTAAGGATGAAAAAACGAAGACACCTGAAGAGCTTATTTTAGAAAATGAATTATTTGAGCAATTGTCTGAATTAATTTCTCAATTAAATGAAAAAGAACAAATGGTCATTAGTTTGTTTTATAAAGAAGGATTAACGTTAACAGAAATCGGTCAAGTTTTAGGTTTATCGACTTCAAGAATTTCACAAATCCACTCGCGTGCACTTTTTAAACTAAAATCAGTTTTAGAAAAACTTTTAACATAA
- a CDS encoding phosphatidate cytidylyltransferase (product_source=KO:K00981; cog=COG0575; ko=KO:K00981; pfam=PF01148; transmembrane_helix_parts=Inside_1_11,TMhelix_12_34,Outside_35_48,TMhelix_49_66,Inside_67_78,TMhelix_79_98,Outside_99_107,TMhelix_108_125,Inside_126_129,TMhelix_130_152,Outside_153_171,TMhelix_172_189,Inside_190_195,TMhelix_196_218,Outside_219_237,TMhelix_238_260,Inside_261_263): MKTRIITAVIALALFIPIVVIGGTPFTILIYLMGSIGLFELLRMKKISILSVPGIVSILLLWVLLFPVRYIEILNDINISKVGTVFLAVMFFLTYTVMTKNKFTFDDVGFTIISTLYVGVGFYFFIETRILGLENIFFAMFLIWATDSGAYFIGKKFGKNKLWPEISPNKTIEGFFGGIASAVLVAFIFQEITHFVPSYFQLIIISIFVSIFGQIGDLVESALKRHYHVKDSGSILPGHGGILDRFDSLLFVLPILYFLLTTL, from the coding sequence ATGAAAACTCGGATTATAACTGCAGTCATTGCGTTAGCATTATTTATTCCAATTGTTGTAATCGGCGGAACACCGTTTACGATTTTGATATACTTAATGGGATCCATCGGATTGTTTGAATTATTAAGAATGAAAAAAATTTCGATCCTATCTGTTCCTGGAATTGTTAGTATACTTCTTCTTTGGGTGCTGTTATTTCCCGTCCGTTATATTGAAATATTAAATGATATAAATATAAGTAAGGTCGGCACTGTATTTCTAGCTGTAATGTTTTTCTTAACATACACGGTTATGACAAAAAATAAATTTACATTTGATGATGTTGGTTTTACGATTATTTCTACTCTTTATGTAGGGGTCGGCTTTTACTTTTTTATTGAAACAAGAATTCTCGGTCTTGAAAACATTTTTTTTGCGATGTTTCTCATTTGGGCAACAGATTCTGGAGCTTACTTTATCGGGAAAAAGTTTGGAAAAAACAAGCTCTGGCCAGAAATTAGTCCGAATAAAACAATTGAAGGCTTTTTTGGAGGAATTGCTTCAGCTGTTTTGGTTGCCTTTATTTTTCAAGAAATTACACACTTTGTACCATCATACTTTCAATTAATCATAATTTCTATTTTTGTGTCGATTTTTGGACAAATTGGTGATTTAGTTGAATCGGCATTAAAAAGGCATTACCATGTTAAAGATTCAGGCTCCATCTTACCAGGACATGGTGGAATTTTAGATCGGTTTGATAGTTTATTATTTGTTTTACCTATTTTATATTTTTTACTCACTACACTATGA
- a CDS encoding cell division protein YceG involved in septum cleavage (product_source=COG1559; cath_funfam=1.10.10.60; cog=COG1559; superfamily=46785; transmembrane_helix_parts=Outside_1_4,TMhelix_5_24,Inside_25_162), whose amino-acid sequence MSTVILFISFLLHFVTFYLIIILFTKYRTIKQHEESQRKLLQEAEDALSLFLIEMKDENEKFLMQLQAKLGDQSESIMSHTSSHRTDEHDEQDVPKHLENLLQSKEDIIDMEEGNQEEDLRTKAFQLKKEGYTLEEIAKKLNVGKTEIELFIKFNENDGFPS is encoded by the coding sequence ATGAGTACAGTAATTCTTTTCATAAGTTTTCTCTTACATTTCGTCACTTTTTATTTAATTATTATTTTGTTTACAAAATATCGTACAATCAAACAGCATGAAGAATCGCAACGAAAACTTCTTCAAGAAGCCGAAGATGCTCTTTCTCTTTTTCTCATCGAAATGAAAGATGAAAATGAAAAATTTTTAATGCAATTACAAGCAAAGCTTGGCGATCAGAGTGAAAGCATTATGTCACATACATCGTCACATCGGACCGACGAACATGATGAACAAGACGTTCCCAAGCATTTAGAAAATTTACTGCAGTCAAAAGAAGATATCATCGATATGGAAGAAGGCAATCAAGAAGAGGATTTACGGACGAAAGCATTTCAATTGAAAAAAGAAGGGTATACTTTAGAAGAAATTGCCAAAAAATTAAATGTAGGGAAAACAGAGATAGAACTTTTCATTAAATTTAATGAAAATGATGGATTTCCTTCTTGA
- a CDS encoding ribosome recycling factor (product_source=KO:K02838; cath_funfam=1.20.1440.50,3.30.1360.40; cog=COG0233; ko=KO:K02838; pfam=PF01765; superfamily=55194; tigrfam=TIGR00496) yields the protein MSKQVLDQAKEKMEKAVSALKRELAGVRAGRASASLLDKVQVDYYGVPTPINQLASINVPEARLLVIQPYDKSSIGEIEKAILKSDLGLTPTSDGSVIRISIPPLTEERRKELAKLVRKYSEDAKVAVRNIRRDANDELKKLEKDGEITEDELRSFQDDVQKLTDEYVGKIDVATKDKEKEIMEV from the coding sequence ATGTCCAAACAAGTACTTGATCAAGCAAAGGAAAAAATGGAAAAAGCAGTTTCGGCTTTAAAACGTGAACTTGCTGGTGTTCGTGCTGGTCGTGCAAGCGCCTCTTTATTAGACAAAGTACAGGTTGATTATTATGGCGTACCAACACCTATCAATCAGTTAGCCTCGATTAATGTTCCTGAAGCTCGTTTATTAGTTATTCAGCCTTATGACAAATCCTCTATAGGAGAAATTGAAAAAGCGATTTTGAAATCTGATTTAGGATTAACACCTACAAGTGATGGTTCTGTTATCCGAATTTCCATTCCGCCACTTACAGAAGAACGTCGTAAAGAATTAGCTAAGTTAGTTCGAAAATATTCAGAAGATGCAAAAGTTGCAGTACGAAATATTCGTCGCGATGCGAATGATGAGTTAAAAAAATTAGAAAAAGACGGCGAGATTACGGAAGATGAGTTGCGCAGCTTTCAAGATGATGTTCAAAAATTAACAGATGAGTATGTTGGAAAAATTGATGTTGCCACAAAAGACAAAGAAAAAGAAATCATGGAAGTTTAA
- a CDS encoding uridylate kinase (product_source=KO:K09903; cath_funfam=3.40.1160.10; cog=COG0528; ko=KO:K09903; pfam=PF00696; superfamily=53633; tigrfam=TIGR02075), with amino-acid sequence METPKYKRIVLKLSGEALAGQQGFGINPTVIQSIAKQVKEIAELGVEVAVVVGGGNIWRGKIGSEMGMDRATADYMGMLATVMNSLALQDSLEKLGIQTRVQTSIEMRQVAEPYIRRKAIRHLEKKRVVIFAAGTGNPYFSTDTTAALRAAEIEADVILMAKNNVDGVYSADPAKDASAVKYDHLSYLDVLKEGLAVMDSTASSLCMDNDIPLIVFSIMEEGNIKRAVLGENIGTIVRGK; translated from the coding sequence ATGGAAACGCCGAAATATAAACGTATTGTCCTAAAATTGAGCGGTGAAGCTTTAGCTGGTCAACAAGGATTTGGAATCAATCCTACGGTCATTCAATCGATTGCGAAACAGGTTAAAGAAATTGCTGAACTTGGTGTTGAAGTAGCCGTTGTTGTTGGTGGCGGCAACATTTGGCGAGGAAAAATCGGCAGCGAAATGGGCATGGATCGAGCAACAGCAGATTATATGGGAATGTTGGCAACTGTCATGAACTCGTTAGCTCTCCAAGATAGTCTCGAAAAATTAGGAATCCAAACACGAGTTCAAACGTCCATTGAAATGCGCCAAGTAGCAGAACCTTACATAAGAAGAAAAGCGATTCGTCATCTTGAGAAGAAACGAGTCGTCATATTTGCTGCTGGAACAGGAAACCCTTATTTTTCAACAGATACGACTGCGGCATTGCGTGCGGCGGAAATTGAAGCTGATGTTATACTGATGGCGAAAAACAATGTTGATGGGGTTTATAGTGCTGATCCTGCAAAAGATGCTTCAGCGGTCAAATATGACCATTTATCATACTTAGATGTTCTAAAAGAAGGATTGGCTGTTATGGATTCTACAGCTTCTTCACTATGTATGGACAATGATATTCCTTTAATTGTCTTCTCGATCATGGAAGAAGGAAATATTAAACGCGCTGTTTTAGGTGAAAATATTGGAACAATCGTAAGGGGGAAATAA
- a CDS encoding 1-deoxy-D-xylulose-5-phosphate reductoisomerase (product_source=KO:K00099; cath_funfam=1.10.1740.10,3.40.50.720; cog=COG0743; ko=KO:K00099; pfam=PF02670,PF08436,PF13288; superfamily=51735,55347,69055; tigrfam=TIGR00243), protein MRNISLLGATGSIGQQTLEVIRQHPEQFKLVAMSFGQNVELGLKAIHEFRPKFVAVQSKEVYEKIRYDCPENIDVKFGEEALVEAATYYQADLLINAVIGSVGLIPTLRAIEAKKDIAVANKETLVTAGHIVTEFAERHQVNLLPVDSEHSAIFQCLQGEKQKNVERLILTASGGSFRDKTREELVDVTIEQALNHPNWSMGAKITIDSATMMNKGLEVIEAHWLFSIPYDKIEVLLHKESIIHSMVEFHDGSVIAQLGTPDMKVPIQYALTYPDRFPLQTTERLNLAKVGILHFQTVDFERFRCLKFAYESGKIGGTMPTVLNAANEEAVDAFLKGSISFLAIEELIEQALLKHEAIKNPSLEEILEVDQITRAFVQSLI, encoded by the coding sequence GTGAGAAACATTAGTTTACTTGGCGCGACTGGTTCGATCGGACAACAAACACTTGAAGTAATAAGACAGCATCCCGAGCAGTTTAAGCTTGTTGCGATGTCTTTCGGCCAAAATGTCGAACTAGGGTTAAAAGCCATTCATGAATTTCGCCCTAAATTTGTTGCCGTTCAATCAAAAGAAGTGTACGAGAAAATACGTTACGATTGTCCAGAAAATATCGATGTAAAATTTGGAGAGGAAGCTTTAGTTGAGGCTGCAACATATTATCAAGCAGATCTTTTGATCAACGCGGTCATTGGTAGTGTCGGTTTAATTCCAACTCTGCGGGCAATTGAAGCGAAAAAGGATATTGCGGTTGCAAATAAAGAAACTTTAGTAACAGCAGGCCATATTGTGACAGAATTTGCTGAGCGCCATCAAGTGAATTTATTACCTGTTGATAGTGAACATTCGGCTATTTTTCAATGCTTACAAGGTGAAAAGCAAAAAAATGTGGAGCGTTTAATCTTAACTGCTTCTGGGGGAAGCTTCCGTGATAAAACGAGAGAAGAATTAGTGGATGTAACGATCGAGCAAGCATTAAACCACCCAAATTGGTCAATGGGGGCGAAAATCACGATTGATTCAGCAACGATGATGAATAAAGGACTTGAAGTGATTGAAGCGCATTGGTTATTTTCTATCCCCTATGACAAAATAGAGGTTTTATTACATAAAGAAAGCATTATTCATTCAATGGTAGAATTTCATGATGGAAGTGTTATTGCACAGCTAGGCACACCAGATATGAAAGTCCCGATTCAATACGCTCTTACATACCCGGATCGTTTCCCGTTACAAACAACAGAACGACTAAATTTGGCTAAAGTTGGTATACTTCACTTTCAAACGGTTGATTTTGAAAGATTTCGTTGTTTAAAATTTGCTTATGAATCGGGTAAAATAGGTGGTACAATGCCAACTGTTTTAAATGCAGCGAATGAAGAAGCTGTCGATGCATTTTTAAAAGGTTCGATCTCTTTTCTTGCCATTGAAGAACTTATTGAGCAGGCTCTTTTAAAGCATGAAGCGATCAAAAATCCATCATTAGAAGAAATATTAGAGGTGGATCAAATAACTAGAGCTTTTGTTCAATCATTAATTTAA
- a CDS encoding undecaprenyl diphosphate synthase (product_source=KO:K00806; cath_funfam=3.40.1180.10; cog=COG0020; ko=KO:K00806; pfam=PF01255; superfamily=64005; tigrfam=TIGR00055) translates to MFNFIKKWTNSEQSTQTLTVEKVKEYEIPEHVAIIMDGNGRWAKKRSLPRMAGHHEGMKVVRKITKLANELEIKVLTLYAFSTENWKRPKTEVDYLMKLPEEFLNTFLPELVTENVQVHVIGDLTKLPEHTQRAVQKAMKDTENNTGLVLNFALNYGSRAEILQAVKEISKFYKDGVISLEEINEQLFSSYLMTSSFKDPDLLIRTSGELRLSNFLLWQLAYTEFWFTDVFWPDFSEQHFLQAIRDYQQRGRRFGGV, encoded by the coding sequence ATGTTTAATTTCATCAAAAAATGGACAAACTCCGAACAATCCACTCAAACTTTAACGGTCGAAAAGGTTAAAGAGTATGAAATTCCTGAACATGTTGCGATCATAATGGATGGGAATGGAAGATGGGCGAAAAAACGTTCTTTACCGAGGATGGCCGGGCATCATGAAGGAATGAAGGTTGTTCGGAAAATAACAAAATTAGCTAATGAATTAGAAATTAAAGTGTTAACATTATATGCATTCTCGACAGAAAATTGGAAAAGACCAAAAACTGAAGTCGATTATTTAATGAAGCTGCCAGAAGAATTTTTGAATACTTTTTTACCTGAGCTTGTTACAGAAAATGTCCAAGTTCATGTAATTGGCGATCTAACGAAACTACCTGAACATACCCAACGGGCTGTTCAAAAAGCAATGAAAGATACCGAAAATAATACCGGTTTAGTACTGAATTTTGCTTTAAATTACGGAAGTCGAGCTGAAATTCTTCAGGCAGTTAAGGAAATTTCTAAATTTTATAAAGATGGGGTTATTTCATTAGAAGAAATAAATGAACAGTTGTTTTCATCGTATTTGATGACAAGTTCTTTTAAGGATCCAGATTTACTAATTCGTACAAGTGGTGAGCTTCGCCTTAGCAACTTTTTATTATGGCAGCTAGCTTATACGGAATTTTGGTTTACTGATGTGTTTTGGCCGGACTTTTCTGAGCAGCATTTTCTTCAAGCAATTCGTGATTATCAACAAAGAGGTCGCAGGTTCGGCGGCGTATAG
- a CDS encoding purine-binding chemotaxis protein CheW (product_source=KO:K03408; cath_funfam=2.40.50.180; cog=COG0835; ko=KO:K03408; pfam=PF01584; smart=SM00260; superfamily=50341), with product MTKTESKELKVIVFQLQEKDYGIFVQEVKSIEKVSHITRVPGTPKFIKGVINLRGVVTPIIDLRTRLQIPEADTNEQTRIIISCKDEIDVGLVVDAAHDVIDITEDQIEPAPEVVGGVESKFIKGVTKVGKRIIMLLDLEHVLQGYGK from the coding sequence ATGACGAAAACGGAAAGCAAAGAATTAAAGGTCATTGTTTTTCAATTACAAGAAAAAGATTATGGTATTTTCGTACAAGAAGTAAAATCGATTGAAAAAGTTAGCCATATTACGAGAGTTCCTGGCACCCCAAAATTTATCAAAGGAGTGATTAATTTACGCGGCGTCGTCACTCCTATTATTGATCTTCGCACACGTCTTCAAATACCAGAAGCCGATACAAATGAACAAACCAGAATTATTATTTCATGTAAAGATGAAATAGATGTTGGGCTAGTCGTTGATGCAGCACATGATGTCATTGATATAACGGAAGATCAAATTGAACCTGCTCCCGAAGTGGTAGGAGGGGTAGAATCCAAGTTTATTAAAGGTGTGACAAAGGTTGGAAAACGGATCATTATGTTGCTTGATTTAGAACATGTTTTACAGGGGTATGGAAAATGA
- a CDS encoding chemotaxis protein CheC (product_source=KO:K03410; cath_funfam=3.40.1550.10; cog=COG1776; ko=KO:K03410; pfam=PF04509; superfamily=103039) — MSLFFDFSTRQLDLLKEIGNIGAGNAATALSNMLNKKIYMKVPDVKIGSFNEIIDIVGSEEEVIAIYFRLEGDISGSMFFVLSVKQAERYLKELLGSMSVFNKYEITEIETSALQELGNILMGSYVAALADLTKLLIHPSVPSLSFDMFGAIISHGFIELSQNSDRALIIDTVIKDDEQPEDDFLSGHIFFMPNVDVYKKIFEKLEVS, encoded by the coding sequence ATGAGCTTATTTTTTGACTTTTCTACTCGGCAATTAGATCTTTTAAAAGAAATAGGGAATATTGGAGCAGGAAATGCTGCTACAGCTCTTTCTAACATGTTAAATAAAAAAATTTATATGAAGGTGCCAGATGTGAAAATTGGTTCGTTTAATGAAATTATTGATATAGTAGGTTCGGAAGAAGAAGTAATTGCGATTTATTTTCGATTGGAAGGCGATATATCTGGATCCATGTTTTTTGTCTTATCTGTTAAACAAGCGGAAAGGTATTTAAAAGAACTATTAGGTAGTATGTCCGTGTTTAACAAATATGAAATAACGGAAATTGAAACATCTGCCTTGCAGGAATTAGGAAATATTTTAATGGGGTCATATGTTGCTGCATTAGCAGATTTAACAAAATTATTGATTCATCCATCTGTCCCATCTTTATCATTTGATATGTTTGGAGCTATTATAAGCCATGGCTTTATTGAGCTTTCCCAAAATAGTGACCGAGCATTAATTATTGATACAGTTATCAAAGATGACGAACAGCCAGAAGATGACTTTCTTTCAGGACATATATTCTTTATGCCAAATGTTGATGTATATAAGAAAATTTTTGAAAAGTTAGAGGTTTCGTAG